The Solea senegalensis isolate Sse05_10M linkage group LG9, IFAPA_SoseM_1, whole genome shotgun sequence genome has a segment encoding these proteins:
- the LOC122774658 gene encoding clathrin coat assembly protein AP180-like, translating into MILYALNRNSECPHHDCVSLFLDMFDSMPEQSPTTESKAATTPSVDLFGADLPAVSRGPSPLPEPAPAGDIVTDSFTTPAPAAPSAPAAAPAAAPAAAPATDASSPPKAEPAPVIDLLDSFGSPVEEKQSSAPGGPGDDLLGGLMSPTLAPTAAPPLAPLAPLAPAPASALVQGDLLESGFEALGSLPSPTPLVPAAVPEPATTTPVPSGGFDALMFDGLGDLLMPAVTPQSTGGSTTGSTAGSMGTPVAAGGLAGASPAPKAIGGDLDSSLANLIGDLGVKKKDPQSEKKLTGGANWMPKVAPTSWATAGAPMAGATPGAPGAPGAAPPAVAMVPPMSVQPGFGMPPAGGPGAPMMQPLMGQPMMAQPMMRPVTGAPISPGPASQSPKKPKDPLAELDLKDFL; encoded by the exons ATGATTCTGTATGCACTGAACAGAAACTCTGAATGTCCACATCATGACTGTGTGTCCTTGTTCTTAGATATGTTTGATTCTATGCCTGAGCAAAGCCCCACCACAGAATCCAAAGCTGCTACCACTCCTAGCGTAGACCTTTTTGGTGCAG ACCTTCCTGCTGTTTCACGTGGGCCCTCTCCTTTGCCCGAGCCGGCTCCGGCTGGAGACATTGTGACTG ACTCGTTTACAACTCCTGCTCCCGCTGCTCCCTCTGCTCCCGCTGCAGCTCCTGCTGCggctcctgctgcagctccagctACAGACGCCTCATCTCCACCTAAAGCAGAGCCTGCACCAGTCATTGACTTACTGG ACTCCTTCGGCAGCCCCGTGGAAGAGAAGCAGAGCTCCGCTCCTGGAGGACCTGGAGACGACCTGCTGGGAG GACTGATGTCTCCCACCCTGGCTCCCACTGCAGCACCTCCTCTGGCTCCTCTGGCTCCCTTGGCTCCGGCCCCAGCCTCAGCTCTGGTGCAGGGCGACCTCTTGGAGTCAGGTTTTGAGGCTCTGGGCTCGCTGCCATCACCAACACCACTAGTACCTGCTGCAGTTCCAGAACCTGCAACCACCACACcagtgccctctggtggcttTGATGCTTTAA TGTTTGATGGATTAGGCGACTTGCTGATGCCTGCAGTAACGCCCCAGAGCACCGGGGGCAGCACTACTGGAAGCACAGCAGGAAGCATGGGAACTCCTGTCGCAGCAGGTGGATTGGCAGGTGCTTCACCGGCCCCCAAAGCCATTGGAGGAGATCTGGACTCGTCACTGGCAAACCTCATCGGAG ACCTTGGAGTTAAGAAAAA GGATCCACAAAGTGAGAAGAAGCTGACTGGAGGAGCCAACTGGATGCCAAAGGTCGCTCCAACCAGCTGGGCTACAGCTGGAGCTCCCATG GCCGGTGCCACACCTGGAGCTCCTGGGGCACCAGGagcagcgccacctgctgtaGCCATGGTGCCACCAATGAGCGTACAGCCTGGCTTTGGCATG CCTCCTGCAGGTGGACCTGGAGCTCCCATGATGCAACCCCTGATGGGGCAGCCCATGATGGCGCAGCCAATGATGAGACCTGTAACAGGAGCACCG ATTTCTCCAGGACCTGCGAGTCAGAGTCCTAAGAAACCCAAGGACCCTCTGGCAGAACTCGACCTCAAGGACTTCTTATAA
- the prss35 gene encoding inactive serine protease 35: MGLIPLCIVLPVLLAVAAAAEENAVSDEYTWPQWTVPLVRKRRTVYISSPGFSAHSQLELSGTCGIECQRRLPTPSLDDLEQLLSYETVYENGTRTYTTVSVQGLNEVTAQSTNSSSAHSRRKREVYGTDTRFTISDKQFSTKYPFSTTVKISTGCSGVLVSPKHVLTAAHCIHDGNDYLNGAQKLRVGILKEKSRRGKGGKGKGGRGKGKRRKGDKGKEEVQEKEENDGKEHKGKGKGRKSRSRRSADSEKPSFRWTRVKQTQIPKGWFKGVSDGLAADFDYAVLELKKAPKVKHMDLGVIPSVKKLPAGRIHFSGFDDDRPGNLVYRFCSVSDESNDLLYQYCDAKPGSSGSGVYVRLKEPGKKKWKRKIIGIFSGHQWVDVNGDGMQQDYNVAVRITPIKYAQICYWVHGDSSECQQA, from the coding sequence ATGGGCCTCATACCCTTGTGTATCGTGCTCCCGGTGCTACTGGctgtggctgcagctgctgaggagAACGCAGTCAGTGATGAGTACACCTGGCCACAGTGGACGGTGCCTCTGGTAAGAAAAAGACGCACTGTGTATATCAGCAGCCCCGGCTTCTCAGCACATTCCCAACTGGAGTTAAGTGGAACCTGTGGGATTGAGTGTCAGCGGCGCCTTCCGACACCTTCTCTGGACGACCTGGAGCAGCTCCTGTCCTACGAGACGGTCTACGAAAACGGCACGCGCACGTACACCACGGTGTCCGTGCAAGGTCTCAACGAGGTGACCGCTCAGTCCACAAACTCCTCCTCCGCTCACTCGCGACGTAAACGTGAGGTGTACGGCACCGACACCCGCTTCACCATCTCTGATAAGCAGTTCTCCACCAAGTATCCCTTCTCCACCACCGTGAAGATCTCCACAGGGTGTTCTGGGGTTCTGGTGTCACCCAAACACGTGCTCACAGCTGCTCACTGCATCCACGATGGGAACGATTATCTGAATGGAGCGCAGAAGCTGCGCGTTGGTATCCTGAAGGAGAAGTCCAGACGAGGCAAAGGAGGCAAAGGGAAAGGCGGACGAGGAAAGGGCAAGAGGAGAAAGGGAGACAAGGGTAAAGAGGAAGtccaggagaaggaggagaatgACGGGAAAGAACATAAAGGAAAAGGGAAAGGCAGGAAGAGCCGGAGTCGGCGAAGTGCAGATTCAGAGAAACCTTCATTTAGGTGGACCAGGGTCAAACAGACCCAGATTCCTAAGGGCTGGTTCAAAGGTGTGTCTGACGGACTGGCTGCAGATTTCGACTACGCCGTTCTCGAGCTAAAGAAAGCCCCCAAAGTCAAGCACATGGATCTGGGTGTTATTCCTTCGGTTAAGAAGCTTCCAGCTGGGAGGATCCACTTCTCCGGTTTTGATGACGATCGGCCTGGCAACCTGGTCTACCGGTTCTGCTCCGTGTCCGATGAGTCCAACGATTTACTCTATCAGTACTGCGATGCCAAACCCGGCTCCAGCGGCTCTGGCGTCTACGTCCGCCTCAAAGAGCCCGGCAAGAAAAAGTGGAAGAGGAAGATCATTGGGATTTTCTCCGGTCACCAGTGGGTGGATGTAAACGGGGACGGGATGCAGCAGGATTACAACGTGGCGGTGAGGATAACGCCCATCAAATATGCTCAGATCTGCTACTGGGTCCACGGGGACTCAAGTGAGTGCCAGCAGGCCTAA